DNA sequence from the Deltaproteobacteria bacterium genome:
TTTTGCTTAAACCAAAACGCCGTGTCGCATGATGACTTCGACCGCCCTGAGATTGGAAGCGGTGTGAAATGTTTTCTTTTGTAATCGATTAAGGACCGAAGACCGGCGATCTGTGGATCATCGGCAAACCCGGAAGCGTCACCTCGCAACCCGGGGGCTGGAACTCGAACCGCGCTGCCCTTCGAGGCTTCTTTGGCTATACGGCGATCTGACGAGATGAGCACTGGCATTGCGTCTCCCAAGCGCGTGGCATGTCCGAACTCCTAAGTGACCGCCGTTTGGATTGAAACTCGAACCACTGGTCCACGCTTATGACCCTTGCTTTTCCTGCTCTGTAATATTATAATATGATTTATTCTATATGATGGATAAACCAAACGCGAATAAAGATCCTATCGACTCGTGATTAGGTGTGCGGGGCGTATCATGTTAACCAAGTTTTTGGGAACGGGTTTGGCGAGAATGGGCATTAGCTTGTCCGTGATTCTTTTTTCGCTGAACGTCATGGCGGCCGCCTATCCTTACATGGAAAGCATCAGCATAAACGGGTACGCCCTCAGCGAAGGTGGATCCATAACCGTCGAAGGCTTTGAGGTCGGCGATACCATTAAACTTAGAATAGGTGTAAGAAACACCGGAGATCAGCCATCCCCTCCGGCATATAATAATATAACGGTATCATTTCCGAGCTACACCAGCAGTGGAGACGTAACTCGTGTTGCGGTAGATTCCGTCAATACAAGCTTAAACCTAAATTACTCTGAGTATTATGGAAGCGGTCTCGGTGGCGACGGTTACGCAGAGTATGTCATGGTCGAATCCGTAAGCCTGAATACTTGGCAAGTCGATGAAGACAGATATCTCGAGCTATATATTGAGCCGGATGATTATGGAACATTTGTTATTAACTATAGAGCAGCAATGAGTGACCAACGGAGTTGGACTTCCGGATGGTCATTCAACCCGCCGTCGGGCGTCGTAACGGATTGTTTGAGTTTTCCAACGTACACCATAAGCGTAATCTTACCGGACCCGATACCAGGACAGAATCATGCGCCGAGCAAAGCTTCAAATCCTCAGCCGAGCCATGATTCCTCTAATGCGTCATTATACGTTCACCTGGATTGGAACGACGCGTCGGACCCGGACGGCGACTCGGTGGGGTATGAAGTGTACTTTGGGACGAACGGCAGTCCTGGCAGCGAGGAATATAAGGGAACTATGCCCACAAGCGATTATGATCCGGGCATACTGCAGTACAACACGGATTATTACTGGAGAATAGATACTACCGACGGAGATCTGACCACTACCGGGGACGTCTGGCATTTCAAGACTCAGGCAGCTACTTTTCCCCCTGGACCCGAATTATTGTCTTACGTAATCAACAAAACCGATGTTCAGGTCAACGAAGCTTTTACCATCACGGTACAGGGACGAAACAAAGGAACCAGCACCGCGCCGTCCGGCGGAATTGCGGTACAGGTTCGTCAAGTTCTAGAGATCCTTCAGGCTCCGAGCCTAACACCGACCATCAGGGGGAAGGTACTATCTTCGTTGGTTCAGTGCAGGTCGCCGATTCGAGTTCCCCTGCATCTCCCGTTTTGACCAACCACAGTATCGACAAGTCGAACGTTCAGATTAACGAGCCCTTTACCGTCACCGTTGGGGGGCGTAATGCGGGTGGAATCACGGCACCGTCCGGTGGAATGGTGGTTCAGGTTCGTCAAGCTTTCTCGAATGGGGTTGAAGCCACGGAAGATCATGTGGCCACTGGAGCCGAAGGCGGTCAGTCCGTCTGGTGGGCGGGAGATCAGCTCGACTCCGGTGACACGGCGCAATATTTGCAAGTTCAACCCACCTGGACCTCATGGGCGCCGGGGATCGAACGAACGGTCCAGGTGACCATCACTCCCAAAATGGCGGGCGTCTACGACATCTACTGCAAAATGTACCTGGACGACGGATCGGTATTTCTCAGAGATCCTTCAGGCTCCGAGCCGAACACCGACCATCAGGGCGAGGCCACTATTCTAGTTGGATCGGTGCAGGTCACCACTGGGGTATCCAGATTGATCCCCATCCTTGCGTACCACAAAGTGGATGATTCAGCGCCCACAGCGTATTGGGTGACCACCGAACGCTTTGACCGGCAAATGGCTGCGCTGAAGGCCTATGGCTTCGATTCCATCTCTTTGGAGGACATCCACGATTTCATTTATGCGAATGAGACATTGCCCGAAAAACCGGTGGTGATCACCTTTGATGACGGATATCAGAATTTTTTCACCAAAGCCTTTCCAATTCTGCGATCATACGGCTTTACGGCAACGAACTTCATTATTACCGGATACATCGGAACGTCCGATCGCTACCTGGACGACTGGGAAACGGATCCAGTGGAGTCCCAATATCCTTCCTATCATCTTCTCTGGAGCGAAATCGAGGCCATGTGGAATGAAGGGATTACATTCGGGTCTCATTCGAGGACGCACCCCAATCTCTTCTTCCTGTCCGATCCGGAAGCGGAAGAGGAGATTTTAGGAAGCAAACTAGACTTGGAGAACCAATTGGGTGCACCCGTAGACTTTTTTGCGTATCCTTACGGGAGCTTCAAGGGACGCACCGCAGAGATCGTCCAAGAAGCCGGATACGAAGGGGCCGTCACTAATGATCCCCAGCTCTTTGATACACTCAACGGCGATGTTTTCCAAATGGATCGGATCGAGATTGGATCAAACTCCTCCGTTGATTTTGACGCATCCGAGCCTGAAAATTTCTTCATGACAAAAGTCGACCCGAACCTTCAAGTCCCTTTAGTCGAAATTGATTCCATAAGCTATCTCGATGCGCCCACTGCTGAACCCATATCGGAGTGGAGCCCGTGCCAGAATATCGTGATACGGGTCGTCGCCACCAATACGGGGCCAGAGGCAGACGTGATCGCCGGCCTCAAAATCGACAATTCCGACCACACTGACGGGCTGCTTTACGACTCTCACCAGGCTGATCCCTCAGAAGACATTTTCCGCACCTTCGCACCTGGACAGGAGGTATTTGACTGGCCATGGCAGGCGCCTTGCGATGCCGGCCCCGACCCTTACTACCTTAACGTTGGTTTTCATGATGACCACTACGTGCTGGGTTACGCACAGTCGGAATGGATCGAGGCGCTTTCAAGCGTTCCTGGAGAAGGCGCCGTCATTGTATCAAGATCGGTCGATTCACGCCAAGTAGCATTGGAGCAGCCATTTTTCATAGAAGTCAAGGCAAGGAACAATGGTCCTCATGCCTTCTGGGGCGGGATTTCCATATCATTTCCCGAAATCCTCGGAAACGGAATCGAAGCCGAGATCATAAATGACGGTTCCACGAGACCGCCTTTATTCGTTGGACCGTTGGAGCCGTCGCCCTTTAACATGCTGAGCACGTCATCCGGAAGAGCGCCGGCCCAATATATGTTGGCTGAAATGGAAGCGTATCATTGGGAAAGAGGTGAAACTAAGACAATGAAGATCAAAGTGGTCCCCCATGAGACCGGCAGCTTCCATGTCAACATTCGGTTCGCGCTGTCGGCCGACCCGGGATATACGATGATTGACCGGGATCCGGCAAACGGACCGCCCCAAGATCAACAGGGATTTCCTGTCTACCAGGACGTGGTGGAAGTGACAGCGCTCCAGTAAGAGCGGGTTTGCCCTCATCGGGCGATCATGGCCCATGAAAGGCTTGCGGGCGGGGCGGCATCGGTCTGAAAAGTTTTCCGGGGAAACTTGTCCAAACGTTTTCCCCCGGAAATCATGTCGGTGTAACATCGAAAAACAACGAGAGCTGACATTGACGCGCACTCGAAGGATGTCTGCGTTGATTGGATAGTGAATATGTATAGTGCTTCCCTGTCGAAGGCTCGAACACGGCCCCGAATGCCGGGGGGAGGTCGCAGATCCCATAAGCAGCCTGTCGGTTCATCTCTGTCAAGGTTTTCGCCATCATCTGAATGACTTAAGCCCTCCCTGCATACCACGAAGGAGCGCACGTTTTGGGTCGCGGACTACATTCGAGCCGGTATGCCCCCGAGTTTCGCAAACAATTCGTAAGAAACATGGCGTCCAACATAGGCGTATTCGTTTTCGCCGGATTGATGGGCATCTGGTTTGTGCCTTACCTGATCCATAATTTGGGCGTTTCCGCCTACGGATTGATTCCGCTGGCCGTCTCAATTTCGGAATACGTTACAACCATTAGCCAGTCATTGAACGCCGCTGTCGGGCGTTTCCTGACAATCGACCTGGAGAAAGATGACACAGAACCGGCGAACATCACTTTTAATTCCGCTTTGTTCGGAAACATCATACTTGGGGCTTTGGCGTTTCCGGTGGTCCTTTTGGCGGTCATTGCCGCCCCTGCGGTCTTTCATGTCCCACCGGGGCAAGAATTGGACACTCGGTTGGTTTTTTTTGCTTCTTTAACTTCATCCGTAATCATCACGGTAGGCAGCAGCTTCTCAGTCTGTGCATGGAGCAGAAATCGATTTGATCTGCGAAACTTCGTCATACTCCTGTCTCAAATAACTCGAATAGGAATCGTAGTACTGCTCTTTTCCTTCTTCGCGCCTAAATTGTGGCATATGGGCGTCGCTATTATGGCGGCAGGCGGCGTTGCCCTGATCGGCAACATGGCCCTATGGCGCAGATTGACGCCCGAACTTCATATCATGCCGTCAGCCTTTGACCGCCGGAGAATTCGCGATCTTTTCGGTTTGGGGGGCTGGATGACGGCGGATAACATTGGCAGTTTGTTCCTCTTCAATGTCGAACTGATTGTGGTGAACAGGCTGCTCGGTGCTGAGATGGCAGGGAAGTATGGATCGGTTCTCTTCTTTTCACTCATATTACGCAACATGGCAGCCACTGTGGCCGGTGTATTGACACCCACCATCGTGACCAAATACGCTCTTGGTGATATGGGCAGCGTGCGTCGAATATCCGAGAGGGCGGTAAAATTCATGGGGCTGTCGTTCGCTCTCCCGGTGGGTCTCTTGTGCGGTTTTTCCAAACCTTTTCTGAGGCTGTGGTTGGGCCCCCAATTTGAGGACTTGGCCTGGCTCATGATCGTGCTCCTGGCCCACCTCACCATAAGCCTGTCCGTGCTCCCTCTTTTTGGCCTTCAAGTCGCTTTAGAGAGGGTGCGTTGGCCTGCGGTCGCTACTCTAATCATGGGACTGGCAAATATCGTTTTGGCCGTCCTCTTGGTAAAGTG
Encoded proteins:
- a CDS encoding polysaccharide deacetylase family protein, yielding MATGAEGGQSVWWAGDQLDSGDTAQYLQVQPTWTSWAPGIERTVQVTITPKMAGVYDIYCKMYLDDGSVFLRDPSGSEPNTDHQGEATILVGSVQVTTGVSRLIPILAYHKVDDSAPTAYWVTTERFDRQMAALKAYGFDSISLEDIHDFIYANETLPEKPVVITFDDGYQNFFTKAFPILRSYGFTATNFIITGYIGTSDRYLDDWETDPVESQYPSYHLLWSEIEAMWNEGITFGSHSRTHPNLFFLSDPEAEEEILGSKLDLENQLGAPVDFFAYPYGSFKGRTAEIVQEAGYEGAVTNDPQLFDTLNGDVFQMDRIEIGSNSSVDFDASEPENFFMTKVDPNLQVPLVEIDSISYLDAPTAEPISEWSPCQNIVIRVVATNTGPEADVIAGLKIDNSDHTDGLLYDSHQADPSEDIFRTFAPGQEVFDWPWQAPCDAGPDPYYLNVGFHDDHYVLGYAQSEWIEALSSVPGEGAVIVSRSVDSRQVALEQPFFIEVKARNNGPHAFWGGISISFPEILGNGIEAEIINDGSTRPPLFVGPLEPSPFNMLSTSSGRAPAQYMLAEMEAYHWERGETKTMKIKVVPHETGSFHVNIRFALSADPGYTMIDRDPANGPPQDQQGFPVYQDVVEVTALQ
- a CDS encoding oligosaccharide flippase family protein, which codes for MGRGLHSSRYAPEFRKQFVRNMASNIGVFVFAGLMGIWFVPYLIHNLGVSAYGLIPLAVSISEYVTTISQSLNAAVGRFLTIDLEKDDTEPANITFNSALFGNIILGALAFPVVLLAVIAAPAVFHVPPGQELDTRLVFFASLTSSVIITVGSSFSVCAWSRNRFDLRNFVILLSQITRIGIVVLLFSFFAPKLWHMGVAIMAAGGVALIGNMALWRRLTPELHIMPSAFDRRRIRDLFGLGGWMTADNIGSLFLFNVELIVVNRLLGAEMAGKYGSVLFFSLILRNMAATVAGVLTPTIVTKYALGDMGSVRRISERAVKFMGLSFALPVGLLCGFSKPFLRLWLGPQFEDLAWLMIVLLAHLTISLSVLPLFGLQVALERVRWPAVATLIMGLANIVLAVLLVKCTDWGAIAVAGAGAIVLSCRSVLFTATYSAVIQKTAWWTFVAKLIPGILATLAVGMISWEISRVFPVDAWIVLLAFCALIGLFYVILVYVAATTREEKDLLKSLVFSRS